In a genomic window of Temperatibacter marinus:
- the rpoN gene encoding RNA polymerase factor sigma-54, with translation MALTPRLDLKQSQQLVMTPQLQQAIKLLQLSNLELADFVAAEVERNPMLEVGDPNDFSAGEVDRPQDSGTAELLTEGGSDGGDGSDGLIAADNALNGAVDTMSSAEGALDANMSLNIYNNDSVSDRVEKTDTAGEIGASGSLSYDGGGAVQTSGGYSGENNFEAMLADGENLHDSLTSQMMVTLKDPIDRLIATHLIDLVDESGYINGELADEVAERLGAASEDIDRILEGLQTLEPAGVCARNLEECLAIQLKDLDRYDPAMQALVENLPLLARREMTKLKKLCGVGQDDLTDMIREIRQLNPKPGLAFGGESVQPVVPDIFVFKNKAGLWSVELNTDTLPKVLVNNSYVSELSETATGKEAKAFISDCVSGANWLVKALDQRARTILKVASALIKHQESFFQHGIRFLKPLTLKDIAEEIDMHESTVSRVTNNKFMSCPRGMFELKYFFTSSIAAGDGGDAHSSESVKFRIKELIDAEDPKKILSDDKLVDILKKEGIDIARRTVAKYREALKIPSSVQRRRQKNI, from the coding sequence ATGGCATTAACGCCGAGATTAGATTTAAAACAATCACAACAGCTTGTGATGACGCCGCAATTGCAGCAGGCGATCAAGCTGTTACAATTGTCTAATCTTGAACTGGCAGACTTTGTTGCCGCTGAAGTGGAACGGAATCCCATGCTTGAAGTGGGGGACCCAAATGACTTTTCTGCAGGGGAAGTAGACCGTCCACAAGATAGCGGGACAGCTGAATTACTGACAGAGGGTGGCTCGGATGGCGGCGATGGCAGTGATGGTTTAATCGCAGCGGATAATGCTCTGAATGGGGCTGTCGATACGATGAGCAGCGCTGAAGGCGCGCTTGATGCTAATATGTCGCTGAATATTTATAACAATGATTCTGTATCGGATCGCGTTGAAAAGACAGATACGGCCGGTGAAATCGGTGCGTCGGGGTCTCTTAGCTATGACGGAGGCGGTGCAGTACAAACCAGCGGTGGCTATTCGGGCGAAAATAACTTCGAAGCAATGTTGGCAGACGGTGAGAATCTTCACGATTCTCTAACCAGCCAAATGATGGTGACCTTGAAAGACCCCATTGATCGATTGATAGCTACCCATTTGATCGACCTTGTGGATGAGTCTGGCTATATCAATGGTGAACTTGCTGATGAAGTGGCCGAGCGCCTCGGTGCCGCTTCAGAAGATATTGATCGCATCCTTGAAGGCCTGCAGACACTTGAACCTGCTGGTGTATGTGCCCGAAATTTGGAAGAATGTTTGGCCATTCAATTAAAGGACTTGGATCGATATGACCCCGCCATGCAGGCTTTGGTAGAAAACCTTCCTCTTCTTGCGCGACGAGAAATGACAAAATTGAAAAAGCTCTGCGGCGTTGGCCAGGATGATTTGACGGATATGATTCGTGAAATCAGACAATTGAATCCAAAGCCTGGGTTAGCATTTGGCGGAGAAAGTGTGCAACCTGTTGTCCCGGACATTTTTGTCTTTAAAAATAAAGCGGGCCTTTGGTCTGTTGAATTAAATACAGACACTCTGCCAAAAGTATTGGTGAATAACAGTTATGTTTCTGAACTGAGTGAAACAGCTACAGGGAAAGAGGCCAAAGCATTTATATCTGATTGTGTTTCTGGAGCCAATTGGTTGGTAAAAGCATTGGATCAAAGAGCTCGGACGATTTTGAAAGTTGCATCAGCCTTGATTAAACATCAGGAGAGTTTTTTCCAGCACGGCATTCGATTTCTTAAACCTTTAACATTGAAGGATATTGCTGAAGAAATCGACATGCATGAAAGTACAGTCTCTCGCGTGACCAATAATAAATTTATGTCTTGCCCAAGAGGAATGTTTGAACTGAAATATTTTTTCACGTCATCAATTGCTGCTGGAGATGGCGGGGATGCTCATTCATCCGAGTCGGTAAAATTCCGCATTAAAGAATTAATTGATGCAGAGGATCCGAAGAAAATTTTATCTGATGATAAATTGGTCGATATTCTTAAAAAAGAAGGCATTGATATCGCAAGGCGCACGGTAGCAAAATATCGAGAGGCGCTTAAAATTCCTTCCTCAGTTCAACGACGTCGACAAAAAAATATTTAA
- the hpf gene encoding ribosome hibernation-promoting factor, HPF/YfiA family codes for MEIRVSGKNMNVGEAFSIHIQERLNTIADKYFSRSIDAHTNVSKEGHLYRIDVSMHANQGINLQSRGEGSEPYGAFEVAAEKVEKQLRRYKRRLKNHHHNGPSEAEIERMAYTVLAPEPEAEDEGVNEEGRDDQPIIIAETHKEVPTVVVGDAVMLMDLADTNAFLFRNSKTKTLEVVYKRPDGNIGWISTD; via the coding sequence ATGGAAATTCGTGTATCTGGAAAAAATATGAACGTTGGTGAAGCTTTTTCAATTCACATCCAGGAACGACTCAATACAATAGCAGACAAATATTTCTCTCGATCGATTGACGCACATACCAATGTCAGTAAAGAAGGTCACCTATATAGGATAGACGTCTCGATGCACGCTAATCAGGGCATCAATCTTCAAAGTCGAGGGGAAGGTAGTGAACCCTACGGTGCCTTTGAAGTTGCCGCTGAAAAAGTTGAAAAACAGCTTCGGCGTTATAAGAGGCGCCTGAAAAATCATCATCATAACGGCCCTAGTGAAGCAGAGATAGAGCGTATGGCTTATACCGTACTGGCTCCTGAGCCTGAGGCTGAGGATGAGGGGGTAAATGAAGAAGGTAGAGACGATCAGCCAATCATTATTGCCGAAACTCATAAAGAGGTTCCAACAGTGGTTGTAGGCGATGCGGTGATGCTGATGGATCTGGCGGATACCAATGCTTTCTTGTTTAGAAATTCAAAAACGAAGACCCTTGAGGTGGTATATAAACGGCCTGATGGTAATATAGGGTGGATTTCTACAGATTAA
- a CDS encoding PTS sugar transporter subunit IIA: MSVLSLFTEETIFNPLKVRSKKQLLVKLSDLAAVKTGLKSSDIFQALIDREKLGSTALGHGVAIPHLSVKDCPSVSVFLAILDKPISFDAIDGQPIDVVVFLLAPEDKNGLHLRTMSKISRLLRDEDFCLRLRGAGDPAATLAVLFDREEQNKSFKLRA, translated from the coding sequence ATGTCTGTCTTATCCCTCTTTACAGAAGAGACGATCTTTAATCCTTTAAAGGTGCGCAGTAAAAAACAATTGCTCGTAAAATTATCTGATTTAGCTGCCGTGAAAACAGGTCTCAAGAGTAGCGATATTTTTCAAGCCTTGATTGATCGAGAAAAATTAGGCTCTACAGCTCTAGGACATGGTGTGGCAATACCTCATCTTAGCGTCAAGGACTGTCCGAGTGTTTCTGTCTTTTTAGCCATCTTGGACAAGCCAATATCTTTTGATGCAATCGATGGTCAACCTATAGATGTTGTGGTTTTTTTGCTCGCACCTGAAGATAAAAACGGCCTGCATCTCAGAACGATGTCTAAGATATCGCGGTTGCTGCGCGATGAGGATTTTTGTTTACGCTTAAGGGGTGCTGGGGATCCAGCTGCAACTTTAGCCGTCTTATTTGATCGTGAAGAACAAAACAAATCTTTCAAACTGAGAGCTTAA